In the Streptomyces fradiae ATCC 10745 = DSM 40063 genome, one interval contains:
- the secD gene encoding protein translocase subunit SecD gives MRVRALLALAIVALSVYIAVTVPARLGLDLRGGTQIVLETRDSPTATADAKATDRTVEVLRRRIDALGVTEPVLTRSGDRRIIVELPGVQDPRAAADVLGRTAQLTFHPVLGMAQDAPPATPEQGPKPSPTPSPSGETVLADEDGTRLRLGPSKMTGADVSEAQAVIDTQNALGWYVDVEFKDKGADGWARLTGKAACSAPGDPARRVAIVLDDKVISSPQVDESIGCDTGIVGGSTRITGGFSADEARELALLINGGALPVPVETVEQRTVGPTLGAEAIRSSALAAVIGTALTGLFIIAVYRLLGGLAVLALASYGVISYAALAALGATLTLPGLAGFVLAIGMAVDANVLVFERAREEYAQRGTARKSLRSALTAGFRHALSAIADSNITTLIAAVLLFLLASGPVRGFGVTLGIGVLASMVSALVVTRALADFAVARKAVRRRPLWSGIGSTGAVRARLLRRDPDLMGRSRRWLTVSAVAVLLAVSGIFVRGLDLGVEFTGGRLVEYSTSSPVDADRARDALADAGFPRAVVQTSGEGGLTVRTDRMSNDEAARIGETVSELVGGGAEKVRDELIGPSLGAELRKGALIALAVAVGAQLLYLAVRFRWQLGAAAVVAMVHDAAILVGVFAWLGKPVDGVFLAALLTVIGYSVNDSVVVFDRVRELTGATGARGKSIARLTNTALLQTVPRTLNTGMGAVFILAALAVLGGGSLTDFALALLIGIVVGTYSSMLTAAPLAVVLQERGGRRPRNGTGRPARRPVREEEPSRA, from the coding sequence ATGCGGGTGCGAGCCCTGCTCGCACTCGCCATCGTCGCCCTGTCCGTGTACATCGCCGTGACCGTCCCCGCCCGCCTGGGCCTCGACCTGCGCGGTGGCACGCAGATCGTGCTGGAGACCCGCGACTCGCCCACCGCCACCGCCGACGCGAAGGCCACCGACCGCACCGTGGAGGTGCTGCGCCGCCGTATCGACGCGCTCGGCGTGACCGAGCCCGTCCTCACCCGCTCCGGCGACCGCCGGATCATCGTCGAGCTGCCCGGGGTCCAGGACCCGCGCGCGGCGGCCGACGTGCTGGGCCGCACCGCCCAGCTCACCTTCCACCCCGTGCTGGGCATGGCGCAGGACGCTCCGCCCGCCACGCCGGAGCAGGGCCCCAAGCCCAGCCCGACCCCGTCCCCGTCCGGTGAGACGGTCCTCGCCGACGAGGACGGCACCCGGCTGCGCCTCGGGCCCTCGAAGATGACCGGTGCCGACGTCTCCGAGGCACAGGCCGTGATCGACACGCAGAACGCCCTGGGCTGGTACGTGGACGTCGAGTTCAAGGACAAGGGCGCCGACGGGTGGGCGCGGCTCACGGGCAAGGCGGCGTGCTCCGCGCCCGGCGACCCGGCCCGGCGCGTCGCGATCGTCCTGGACGACAAGGTCATCTCGTCGCCGCAGGTGGACGAGTCGATCGGCTGCGACACCGGCATCGTCGGCGGCTCGACGCGCATCACCGGCGGCTTCTCCGCCGACGAGGCGCGCGAGCTGGCCCTGCTGATCAACGGCGGCGCGCTCCCCGTCCCGGTGGAGACGGTCGAGCAGCGGACGGTCGGCCCGACGCTCGGCGCGGAGGCGATCCGCAGCAGCGCCCTGGCCGCCGTCATCGGCACCGCCCTGACGGGCCTGTTCATCATCGCCGTGTACCGGCTCCTGGGCGGCCTGGCCGTGCTGGCGCTGGCCTCCTACGGCGTCATCTCGTACGCGGCGCTGGCGGCGCTCGGCGCGACGCTGACCCTGCCGGGTCTGGCCGGGTTCGTGCTGGCCATCGGCATGGCCGTCGACGCGAACGTGCTGGTCTTCGAACGGGCGCGGGAGGAGTACGCGCAGCGCGGCACGGCCCGCAAGAGCCTGCGGTCGGCGCTGACCGCAGGATTCCGGCACGCCCTGAGCGCCATCGCCGACTCCAACATCACCACCCTCATCGCGGCGGTGCTGCTCTTCCTGCTGGCCTCGGGCCCGGTGCGGGGCTTCGGCGTGACGCTGGGCATCGGCGTCCTCGCGTCGATGGTGAGCGCCCTGGTCGTCACCCGCGCGCTGGCGGACTTCGCGGTGGCGCGCAAGGCGGTGCGGCGGCGCCCGCTCTGGTCGGGCATCGGGAGCACCGGCGCCGTGCGGGCCCGGCTGCTGCGCCGCGACCCCGACCTGATGGGGCGCAGCCGCCGCTGGCTCACCGTCTCGGCGGTGGCCGTGCTGCTGGCCGTCTCCGGGATCTTCGTCAGGGGGCTGGACCTCGGGGTGGAGTTCACCGGCGGGCGGCTCGTGGAGTACTCCACGTCGTCGCCGGTGGACGCGGACCGGGCGCGCGACGCGCTGGCCGACGCCGGGTTCCCGCGCGCCGTGGTGCAGACGTCCGGGGAGGGCGGTCTGACCGTCCGCACGGACCGGATGTCGAACGACGAGGCGGCGCGGATCGGCGAGACGGTCTCCGAGCTCGTCGGCGGCGGGGCGGAGAAGGTCCGTGACGAGCTGATCGGGCCGAGCCTCGGCGCCGAGCTGCGCAAGGGCGCCCTCATCGCGCTCGCGGTGGCGGTGGGCGCCCAGCTTCTCTACCTGGCGGTGCGGTTCCGGTGGCAGCTCGGCGCGGCGGCCGTCGTGGCGATGGTCCACGACGCGGCGATCCTGGTCGGCGTGTTCGCGTGGCTGGGCAAGCCCGTCGACGGGGTGTTCCTGGCGGCGCTGCTGACGGTGATCGGCTACTCGGTGAACGACTCCGTGGTCGTCTTCGACCGGGTGCGGGAACTGACCGGGGCCACGGGGGCGCGCGGGAAGTCGATCGCGCGGCTGACCAACACGGCGCTGCTCCAGACCGTGCCGCGCACCCTGAACACGGGCATGGGCGCGGTGTTCATCCTGGCCGCGCTGGCGGTGCTGGGCGGGGGTTCGCTGACGGACTTCGCCCTGGCCCTGCTGATCGGCATCGTCGTCGGCACGTACTCGTCGATGCTGACGGCGGCGCCGCTGGCGGTGGTCCTCCAGGAGCGCGGCGGGCGGCGTCCCCGCAACGGGACCGGGCGCCCGGCGCGGCGGCCGGTCCGGGAGGAGGAGCCGAGCCGCGCCTGA
- a CDS encoding HAMP domain-containing sensor histidine kinase gives MSLFWRIFGLNAVVLGAATALLLWAPVTVSVPVLLTEAVILVAGLGVMLVANAALLRVGLAPLERLTREMATVDLLRPGQRLPVPGHGGVAELIRTFNDMLDRLEAERATSSARALDAQESERRRVAQELHDEVGQSMTAVLLGLKRAADRAPEPLRAELQQAQEITRSSLDEVRRLARRLRPGVLEDLGLASALMSLADDFATHTGLTVRRRLDGDLPPLDRQTELVLYRVAQEGLTNAARHADAARVDLGLRRTPDGVVLSVEDDGRGVGVAPEGAGIRGMRERALLAGATLEVTRGRLGGALVTLSVPIAGKAQ, from the coding sequence GTGTCCTTGTTCTGGCGGATTTTCGGGCTCAACGCCGTGGTGCTGGGTGCGGCCACGGCGCTGCTGCTGTGGGCCCCGGTGACCGTGTCGGTACCGGTGCTGCTGACGGAGGCGGTGATCCTCGTCGCCGGGCTCGGTGTGATGCTCGTCGCCAACGCCGCGCTGCTGCGGGTGGGCCTCGCCCCGCTGGAGCGCCTGACCCGCGAGATGGCGACCGTGGACCTGCTGCGGCCCGGCCAGCGGCTGCCCGTGCCGGGACACGGCGGGGTGGCGGAGCTGATCCGCACGTTCAACGACATGCTGGACCGGCTGGAGGCGGAGCGGGCGACGAGCAGCGCCCGCGCCCTGGACGCGCAGGAGTCGGAGCGGCGCCGGGTGGCGCAGGAACTGCACGACGAGGTGGGCCAGAGCATGACGGCGGTGCTGCTCGGGCTGAAGCGGGCCGCGGACCGGGCGCCGGAGCCGCTGCGGGCGGAGCTCCAGCAGGCGCAGGAGATCACCCGGTCGAGCCTGGACGAGGTGCGGCGGCTCGCCCGCCGGCTGCGCCCCGGCGTGCTGGAGGACCTCGGCCTGGCCAGCGCGCTGATGTCGCTCGCCGACGACTTCGCGACCCACACGGGGCTGACCGTCCGGCGCCGTCTGGACGGGGACCTGCCGCCGCTGGACCGGCAGACCGAGCTGGTGCTGTACCGGGTCGCGCAGGAGGGGCTCACCAACGCCGCCCGGCACGCCGACGCCGCCCGCGTCGATCTGGGACTGCGCCGGACGCCGGACGGTGTGGTGCTGTCCGTGGAGGACGACGGCCGGGGCGTGGGCGTCGCGCCGGAGGGGGCCGGCATCCGGGGCATGCGGGAGCGCGCGCTGCTGGCCGGTGCGACGCTCGAGGTCACACGCGGCCGCCTGGGCGGCGCCCTCGTCACCCTGTCCGTACCGATCGCCGGGAAGGCCCAGTGA
- a CDS encoding TraR/DksA family transcriptional regulator → MTLGSAASGAAPGRLTDHEARQRLEHERESRLTQLKAIEAAGVGQQASDDLLASQRASTRGVLKEIDAAFERLAAGTYGSCQGCGGAIPAERLEILPYTRHCVGCRSSAT, encoded by the coding sequence ATGACGCTCGGCAGCGCCGCTTCCGGGGCAGCCCCCGGCCGGCTGACGGACCACGAGGCCCGCCAGCGCCTCGAACACGAACGCGAGTCGCGGCTCACCCAGCTCAAGGCCATCGAGGCGGCCGGGGTCGGGCAGCAGGCGTCCGACGACCTCCTCGCGAGCCAGCGCGCCTCCACCCGGGGCGTGCTGAAGGAGATCGACGCGGCGTTCGAACGCCTCGCCGCCGGCACGTACGGCAGCTGCCAGGGCTGCGGCGGCGCCATCCCGGCCGAGCGCCTGGAGATCCTGCCGTACACCCGGCACTGCGTCGGCTGCCGCAGCAGCGCCACCTGA
- a CDS encoding response regulator, whose translation MNQPQNHPVRILLADDHALVRRGVRLILDGEPDLEVVAEAGDGAEAVALAREHPVDLAVLDVAMPRMTGLQAARELSARHPSTRILMLSMYDNEQYFFQSLKAGACGYVLKSVADRDLVAACRAAMRGEPFLYPGAVTALVRDYLDRARHGEEPPDRVLTAREEEILKLVAEGHSSKDIADMLVISVKTVQRHRANVLQKLGLRDRLQLTRYAIRAGLIEP comes from the coding sequence GTGAACCAGCCCCAGAACCACCCCGTCCGCATCCTGCTCGCCGACGACCACGCGCTGGTCCGGCGGGGCGTCCGGCTCATCCTGGACGGCGAGCCCGACCTGGAGGTCGTCGCCGAGGCCGGGGACGGCGCCGAGGCCGTCGCCCTGGCCCGCGAGCACCCCGTCGACCTGGCCGTCCTGGACGTGGCGATGCCCCGGATGACCGGGCTCCAGGCGGCGCGGGAGCTGTCCGCCCGCCACCCGTCGACGCGGATCCTGATGCTGAGCATGTACGACAACGAGCAGTACTTCTTCCAGTCCCTCAAGGCCGGGGCCTGCGGGTACGTGCTCAAGTCGGTCGCCGACCGGGACCTGGTGGCCGCCTGCCGGGCGGCGATGCGGGGCGAGCCGTTCCTGTACCCGGGCGCCGTGACGGCCCTGGTCCGCGACTACCTGGATCGGGCCCGGCACGGCGAGGAGCCTCCCGACCGGGTGCTCACCGCCCGCGAGGAGGAGATCCTGAAACTCGTCGCCGAGGGGCACTCTTCCAAGGACATCGCTGACATGCTGGTGATCAGCGTGAAGACGGTGCAGCGGCACCGGGCGAACGTGCTGCAGAAACTGGGGCTGCGCGACCGCCTCCAGCTCACCCGGTACGCGATCCGGGCGGGGCTGATCGAGCCCTGA